TTCTGCCGGAAGTAGTTTATTCCGAATTGTTGCAGAAAAATTTTTCAAGATTGGATGTTGATGAAAATCCCACCTCCATAGAATAAGACGACTCAGCATCTGTTTAAAACATGAGTCTCAGGCCGGCTGCACAGATGAAGGCTTCGTTATCCTCCTTGTGACTTTTTGCAATAGATGAGGTTTCGCCGAACTTCCGCTCATACTTCACGTCGATATATGGAGCAAATTTTCGAGTTAATTCATAACGAGCCTGTATGCCGAACTCAGCACTGGCTAGCCCGGTTCCGACATCCAGCTCCGGCACATCCTGGGCATAGAGATTCGCTTCAAGATAAGGCTGCAGAATCAGACGCTGTGTAACAAGAAAATCTTTTTCCATTCGAAGCCTCGCGCTGAGATCACCATCCTCACTCACGAAAAGATGGGCTTCTGTTTCAAAGAAATAAGGGGCCAAACCAGCAAAGCCCAGGGTAAAATAGGTCAGGGATGTTGGCTTCATATCATGGCGGACTCCGACCTGCCCATCCCAGAACGGGTGGATGTTTCGGCTATACAAGGTCCAGAATTCGGCCTGTTCGGTCTTTCCGCCCGTTCGTTCACCTTCGCTTTTCAGCCAGAGCTTGTTTTCATCCGTACCGATCCAGCCGTCAAAGTGCCAGTTGAAGGTGCCGTCATTGTCGCTGCTCCCGGCACCTGCCTCCAGTTGAAAAGCATGGAAGATCTGACCTCCGTGCTCTTTCCTTGCCATCGTTCCCTGTTCGTGAGTCACTGCGGAATGATCGGAATGTTGTTCTGACTTATCCTCAATAGCCACATGAGATGGGTTGTGGCTACCGTGATCTATGGACGGCGTATTCTCATGTGTCTCGTGATTTTCGTGTTCCATCAGGTGATGTTTCGGCTCATGCTTTTCATGGATCATTTTATCCGGGCTTGCATGGAAAGATTCCTGCTCTGATGTAGCTGGTCCTGCAACAATCACTTTGGTCATCATGCCTGCCAGCATGTGATAGATCATATGGCAGTGCAATGCCCATTCGCCTGGCTCGTCTGCTGTCAACAACGCAGAGTATGTATCGCCCGGGGCAATGATGATGGTATGCTTGTTCGGCAGCACCTCGCTTGGCTGGCCGTTATACAGCTGCAGAAACATTCCATGCAGGTGCATCGTATGACCCATCATGGTTTCATTGATGAATCTGAATTTGACGCGCTCACCGAATTTCAGGCGGATCGGATCTGCTTCGGAAAATTTATTCCCATTGATTGTCCAACTGTAGCGCTCCATGTTGCCGCCCAGACGAATCTGGATTTCGCGATCAGGTGGGCGGTTGTCTTTTTGCGTGCCGAGAAAGCGGAGATTCTTGTATGCCAGGACGGTTTTTCCGGCGGGGGCATTCGCTTCAGCCCAGCCGCTTCCGGGAACACCCGTGTCAAAATCAGCGTCTCCAGAGATCGCACTGTCGTTCGAGATATGATCCATCACGTGACCGTCATGGGCGGAGGAATTTCTGGAATGTCCGGAGTGATCTTCGATGTGCATACCCATATCCGCCATGGTCAGCAGGGCCCGCGTCCGTTGAGAAGGGATATCACCCCGCATCCCTTCAAGCGGAGCAAGGGTGGCCAAAGCAAAACCTGTTCGATCAATGGGTTCGGCAACGATGGTGTATGCCTTTTCTTCATTGGGAGTGACAAGGACATCATAGGTTTCTGCAATACCAAATCGGAACTCATCCACATGCAGCGGTTCGACATTCTGCCCGTCAGCTGCAATAACCGTCATTTTCATGCCGGGAATGCGCACATCATAAAACGACATCGCCGAGGCGTTAATGAACCGCAGGCGGATACGCTCCCCCTGCTTGAACAATCCCGTCCAGTTTTGCGCCGGTGTACGGCCATTGACAAGAAAAGTATAGCCCGACACGTCTGACAGATCCGTCGGCAGCATGCGCATCCTACTCCAACTCTTGTAATCTTCCCAAGTCTCGCTGAAACCTTTTTTGCGCATATCGGAGAAAAAATCGATCATTGTCCGGCGGGCGTATTGGTAATACTCGGAGTCCATTTTCAGGTTCGATAAAATTTCGTCCGACTTTTCATCTGTGTAATCCGAAAGGAGGACAACATAATCGCGGTCAGCCTGAAAAGGGTCTTTACTCTTCGGATGGATAATAATGGAACCGTAATGACCGTCCTGTTCTTGCCCACGGCTGTGGGCATGGTACCAATAAGTGCCATTCTGGCGAATCTTAAAACGATAGGTAAATGTCTCTCCCGGCTTGATGCCTTGGAAGCCGCCAAAGCCTGGGACACCGTCCATGTTTTCTGGCAGCAAGAATCCATGCCAGTGGATGGAAGTATCTTCATTCATTTTGTTTGTGACTCGAATAACGGCTTCATCACCTTCTGTAAATCGAAGGGTCGGACCAGGGATAGAGCCGTTAATGGAAATCTTTTCCACCCTTTTCCCGGAGATGTTGAAGGGCTGCCGTTCTATGATCAGTTCGTACTCTGTTGTCTTGGCATGAACAGGGTGAGAAAGAGCAATCGCCAGAATCAGGGTCATCGAAAATAAAAACTGTTTTTTCATATTCAGAGCCCCATCATGTAATGACTTAATCCATAACATCACTTGTCGAAATCAACGAATGATTGACAAAAGGAATGAACCGATAAAAGGCAGAACCGTAATTGATTCTGCCTTTTATTTCATTACCAATGAACCCAAAAATGGATGTTGCTTGGCTTTTGTTTAATGAACGTGCCCCTTCTCAGTGGAGGGAAAAGGCGACACAGGCTTCATTTCAGCGCCGCAACCACATTTCCCCGGGGTCTGGCTGATTGTGTCGCAATTACAGTTTGGACCGCATGAACAGACATATTTCCCCTGAGTTGGAAATACTTGCTCCTTACCGTTTACCATGACAGTGGCTTTGCTATCTTCAACCTTGGTTACTTTGCCCTTAACCAAGTCCTTGCTGCAAACGCATTTACCTGGGATTTCAGACATTGTCAGGCATGGGCAACTTTCTCCACAGTCACAAACGTGAACCTCATCTCCCACCTTTAGAATCATCTTGCCGTTTTTTAATGCTGCCAAGGAGATATTGCTCATAACCAGACATAAAAGGAGCCCCAAACTTATTGCAAATACTTTCTTCATTTCATTACCTCCTCATAAGAATTTGTTGGAAATTGAAGATGTTTCTGTAACTTTTTAAATGTTGATAGATATTT
This genomic interval from Syntrophus gentianae contains the following:
- a CDS encoding copper resistance protein B, coding for MEHENHETHENTPSIDHGSHNPSHVAIEDKSEQHSDHSAVTHEQGTMARKEHGGQIFHAFQLEAGAGSSDNDGTFNWHFDGWIGTDENKLWLKSEGERTGGKTEQAEFWTLYSRNIHPFWDGQVGVRHDMKPTSLTYFTLGFAGLAPYFFETEAHLFVSEDGDLSARLRMEKDFLVTQRLILQPYLEANLYAQDVPELDVGTGLASAEFGIQARYELTRKFAPYIDVKYERKFGETSSIAKSHKEDNEAFICAAGLRLMF